The DNA region AGTACTCTTTCTCAAAAATtatcattttgacattttcaacacaaattaaaaaaataacaaaagcatttaaattcttattaattatacttattcaaatcataatattcaagataaataaaattatttataaaaacaatgcttttgtaaataaattaaattgaaaattgcattgaaattttaaaatgacactttctaacaagaaaaaaatattaaaatgtcactagtattttttttgtcttcaaatTTCAATAGTATTTAGCAAGCTAGACATATAAGAGTTCCAAGTTACACATGTAGTTAGGGTCTGTAATTAGAATCATTGATCGGGTCTTAAGTGATTTATCACAACacaaaatttctataaataaataaatcaaagatGTGTGGATGAGTCTTTTCAATTGATATTCAAATAACTAAATCCCCTCTTTCAAGCATGTGGCTTTGACGAGTACTGTCTTCTGTCGTCATAAgttttttctatatataatcAACGAATCTTCTTTGGTAGTGAGAAAAAGATATTGTGAACCAAACTCATAACTAACTTTCAGACACAAGTTTCTAACTAGGAGAGACAGAGATAAAGTCTGTATACTCTCTATAGTTggtttgaaatattttcttttacccGTACGTGGTGATAAATTAATCATGGAAGATCAGATCTCCAGCAAGAATCCCGACCAGGCCGAGAAGCCGACCAATGAAAAGCCACCCGGAGTTAATAGATACGCTCTCCAGTGTTCTATTGTCGCCTCCATCGTCTCCATCATCTTTGGTTACGGTAAGTGTATTATAAGAAATCTCCAAACCTAACGTTTTTGTTGAGTATTATTGGAATCTTAATTTGAAAGGctgttataaaaacattttttacaaCTTTCCACATGTATAAAGCGTTTCTCCCtagtgattttaaaattatagagcctaaaagatttaaatatattcttgATTCGACAAAAAAATgtcttggtttctttttttctatgtcaaatttattgttttaaatatatgtatgttctcttcagtttttttttaattgatatcTAGATAGTATTCaacaatataaattacatggaattgtaaattttttaaaatatgatgaCAAGAATCGAGAGTATGTTGTATTTTTGGTATATGTGTATAGATACTGGTGTTATGAGTGGAGCAATGGTGTTTATTGAAGAAGATCTCAAGACTAACGAGGTTCAGATCGAAGTTCTCACCGGAATACTCAACCTCTGTGCCCTTTTCGGATCATTGCTCGCCGGGAGAACCTCAGACGTAATCGGACGGCGTTACACAATCGTCTTGGCCTCAATACTCTTCATGTTAGGTTCAGTGCTAATGGGTTGGGGTCCAAGTTATCCCGTTCTCCTCACCGGTCGATGCACAGCCGGGTTCGGCGTTGGTTTTGCCCTAATGGTTGCTCCGGTTTACTCAGCCGAGATAGCAACCGCTTCGCACAGAGGACTGTTAGCTTCTCTACCACATCTCTGCATCAGTATAGGGATATTACTAGGTTACCTGTTCAATTACTTCTTCTCCAAGTTACCTATGCATATAGGTTGGAGGCTGATGCTCGGCATAGCCGCGATCCCGTCGCTGGTGCTAGCGTTAGGGATCTTGAAAATGCCCGAGTCTCCACGGTGGTTGATCTTACAAGGCCGTCTCGGGGAAGGCAAGAGGATACTGAAGTTAGTGTCGAACTCGCCTGAAGAAGCTGAGGTACGGTTTCGGGACATCAAGACAGCTGCTGGAATCGACGCGGAGTGTGAGGACGAGGTCGTGAAGATGGAGAACAAGAAGACACACGGCGAAGGAGTGTGGAAAGAGCTGATCTTGAGACCGACACCTGCCGTGCGACGAGTTCTTTTGACTGCGTTGGGGATCCATTTCTTCCAGCACGCGACGGGTATCGAGGCAGTGCTTTTATACGGTCCGAAGATCTTCAAGAAAGCGGGGATCACGACTAAAGACAAGCTTTTCTTGGTTACGATCGGTGTCGGAATCATGAAAACGACGTTTATCTTCATAGCGACTTTCTTGCTCGACAAGGTAGGTAGGAGGAAGCTTCTGTTGACCAGCGTTGGGGGAATGATTGGCGCGTTGACGATGTTAGGGTTTGGGCTCACGATGGCTCAGAGCTCTGGCGGGAAACTGGTTTGGGCTTTGATATTGAGCATAGTCTCGGCTTATAGTTTTGTAGCGTTTTTCTCTGTTGGGCTTGGGCCGATAACTTGGGTGTACAGCTCTGAGGTGTTCCCATTGAAGCTTAGGGCGCAAGGGGCGAGTCTCGGCGTTGCGGTGAATAGAGTGATGAACGCTTCGGTGTCCATGTCGTTTTTGTCGTTGAGTAGGGCGATAACCACGGGAGGAGCGTTCTTTATGTTTGCTGGAGTTGCGGTGGCGGCGTGgaacttctttttcttccttatGCCGGAGACGAAAGGTAAGTCGCTTGAAGAGATCGAAGCGCTTTTTCAAAGAGATGGTGATAATAAAACAAAAGGCGAGAACGGCGCcgtttaatttatttgtttttttcttttcgtttgcCACTATGTTTTAGCGTTTGCTATGTTTTAGCGTTTGCTATGTTCTTTGTGTGTGGGTGGCTTTCATCAAATTATAAGCCAACGGTCACGTTCGGCGCACAGTTTTAGTATTTGTTAACAGCTTACTGTCAACAGCTCGCAAATTCGCCAATTACTAGCAAACAGTGGTCCAGTATTAGCGAAGAGAGTgagctttttttcttctttaagtTCTCTCAGTTCAAAATTGAGTTGGTACTTCTGCCATTACACAAAGAACTTGGAGAGAGTGAGATTGAAAGcgtttgatctttttttttttttgagtttttgaaGTAGTTTCTGGTTTTTGATTTTCCAAAATCTATTTTCTACCCAATCATGATTTTGGTGAAGtagatttcatattttttagcGAAACTagtttttgattctttttacttttttctacCTAAAAGCCAAAATCCACTTTTTCTTGGTTTCTCTGTACAACTTGTTAC from Raphanus sativus cultivar WK10039 chromosome 8, ASM80110v3, whole genome shotgun sequence includes:
- the LOC108821444 gene encoding probable polyol transporter 6 translates to MEDQISSKNPDQAEKPTNEKPPGVNRYALQCSIVASIVSIIFGYDTGVMSGAMVFIEEDLKTNEVQIEVLTGILNLCALFGSLLAGRTSDVIGRRYTIVLASILFMLGSVLMGWGPSYPVLLTGRCTAGFGVGFALMVAPVYSAEIATASHRGLLASLPHLCISIGILLGYLFNYFFSKLPMHIGWRLMLGIAAIPSLVLALGILKMPESPRWLILQGRLGEGKRILKLVSNSPEEAEVRFRDIKTAAGIDAECEDEVVKMENKKTHGEGVWKELILRPTPAVRRVLLTALGIHFFQHATGIEAVLLYGPKIFKKAGITTKDKLFLVTIGVGIMKTTFIFIATFLLDKVGRRKLLLTSVGGMIGALTMLGFGLTMAQSSGGKLVWALILSIVSAYSFVAFFSVGLGPITWVYSSEVFPLKLRAQGASLGVAVNRVMNASVSMSFLSLSRAITTGGAFFMFAGVAVAAWNFFFFLMPETKGKSLEEIEALFQRDGDNKTKGENGAV